ATATGACATTATTATGAGAGGAACAAGCAACTCTTCATGTATTATTCTATCAATGTGCCAATATACCCTTTGGTTTTTATGTTACAGGTTTTTGCAAATTTTGAAGCAAGAGAACGGTGTTTGCTCCTTAAGTTTGTGACAAGTTGTTCTCGAGCCCCTTTACTTGGCTTCAAATATTTGCAGCCAACCTTCACTATTCATAAGGTAAGTGTTAGATTCTTACATTACCAACCCACAAAAGAAAGGGCAAAACTGGAAATATGAATTAGAAAGTTAAGACTGCAAATTATCTATGCTGTTTAAGTTTCTGGCTGAAGTCTGAAGTTCATGAAATTTGTCTCAGCGActtgtttatttataatttagtaAAGTTTGGTTTTTGGGTACAATGGATGGGGAAGGGGAAAGTGGGATTCAAATCCAAGTCTATTACCTCGTAACTATCAAACTACACCTTTCACCCCCTTTAGTGGTTAAGTTTTATAATATCATTATATGTGCTattttattacatataattCAAGAATGGACCAAGTATGATAATAGATCAAACTGGACTCTGGTCAGATGTGTGATAATATTGGTCTTGTTTGGATGAAGTGTTAATATTAAGGCTAAACAAAACCTCTTTGTTGGATGCTTAACTTGTTTTAATGCATCAGTTGTATTTGACATTTTGACAATAATTGTACTGTCCAGTAAGTTGGAAATTGAAGAAAGATATAGGTTATTgagagcatcctcaatagtatagttttttcacaaatttttagGTGCCAAGTCAGAGAGgaggaagggaaaaaaaattgtcagaaaaaaacaaaaaagaaatactGGTTAACGCGCCTGGCTGGGTGCTTTTGGTGCACCTCATGCGCACTAGGAGCtgctttttaattatttggtgaGGCCCACAGTGGAAGCAAAAAACCAGATCCTCCTATAAAGATCTCTCACATTCTCTCCCCTCCTTTTTCTTCCATCTCACATTTGGCCCACAAAAACACCCAAAAATCATCTATTGGGGATGCTCTGAGAAAAagcatacaaaaaaaaaaaacctgtaaGGATTAGAAGCAACATGGTTGTGGACTTGTGGTAGAACTTGGAACTGACTTGAAGTTGAACATGAGTAGGTTTCATGTGATGTACCACTATTGGCAGTACTTGGAGGACAGGATGTTGATCGGCTTCCATCAGCTTCTACATGCTATAATACATTGAAGGTACGCAGTTATTCTGGATCATACTCATAAATAACTTTTGGTTTTATTCATGGATTTTAAATCATCCAACAGAGAATTTgatcccctctctctctcccccatGGACTTTTGACAGCTTCCAACATACAAACGGTCGAGCACCTTGAGAGCAAAGCTTCTTTATGCCATCAATTCAAATGCTGGGTTTGAGCTTTCATAGAAGGAAGATGTTTTCATTTCTTGTGGCTTTCTTTCTAATACACTACACGTAATGTATTTTTACCCGATTGATTGCCcgttttatgtttatgttttaatCAAATAGTGGCCTGTCAATATACAAAATGCTTTTGTTTAATCAAAAAGTAATGCAATTTTCTTATAGAGATGGTACAAAGTTAAGTTTAGGTCGCGAATGTCACATTCAACATTCAAACTTCACACCTAATGCGGTGTTCTTATAGAGATTTTAGGTGTTCAATaattattactccatataatttacaattttgtgaataataataataataacagcaGAATGGAGCTGAAGGAGGAAGAAAgaatcatatattattgatgttctttttggatgatttctacaaTGAGGACGAGGGTATTTATAGGATTAGGAtaagaataaataaatctatataataaacgGCCAAGTGTTTGGGCTAGCTAGACTGGTTTGTGACATGCTTGTAGAGCTTAGTTATCGTCAACCCTTGttggaatttgaaaaataacatttttttgaaTGTTTTTGTCAGCATTTACTACCtataataaagagttaattccttttCTAGTCCTAGACTTATTAGGCGTTTGACAGTTATAGTcctccataattttttttgccaGATTATAACCACGCTTATTTGTCCTCCGTCACATTTGCTGTTAGTTGACTGTGTAATTGAAGGGCTTTTAAGTCTTTTTATGTCTTCCTTGTTCAATTAGCTGGCGTTCTCTCTCCCTCCATTTTCCATTCTCTGCAAAACTGATCACCAAACGCATCCACGCTTGAAACGCCATCCATAGCCCCCACAAACACATCCACGCTTACAAGATCCTCGCTCACAGTTAAAGAATCTAAACAATTAACTGAACACGAACACGCATCCATGATCCCATCCCCTTCTTTTGAGTCAAAAAGCCGAACAGAATCTCAAATCAACCTCTCGGCCTCATTGTTCTCCGCAACTCGGGATAGCAGTCCATGTGACTTCCGAAAACAGACGCTGGGAAGACTGTTACCTGCGGCGCCACTGATGGTGTTGTCAGGAATATCGGGGAGGATAAGGAAGAAGCCATGGCCGTTGGATTTGAGCTTGCGGAGCATCCGGAAGAGGACTTGCGTGAAATTGGAGTCGACGGTAGTGAGATAAGCCTGGCGTTGGTGAACCATGAGAGACGAGAACCATTGTAGAATGGATGATCTGGGATTAGGGTTCGAGGAAGTGGCAGAGGGTGGCAGCTCCAACCTCTGCAGCCTCTTGCAGAAGACGAGTGTTTCTGGGTGTGTAAACCGCATCAAATACTAGATCATATGATTTCAAGGCCTCCTAAAATTTGAACCAAGAGGTTCAGGATGTTAAATTTTGTTCTCATTATAACAGGTACACTAACAATAACAAGAGTTGTGTTGAAGACAACCTTGCAAACAAGGGTTTCATCTGTCCTAGGCTGCATTCCTATGGCAGAAGCATTTGCTAGGATCATCCCTTTCTCTGGGCAGAAATCATTCAAGCGATCATATGGCAGTGCTTCACCAGATATTGCTTTGGCAAGAGCTTTTGCCCTCTCTTCACAACAAATAGAATTTTAAGAAAAACCATGGGATGGGAGGAAGTGGCAGAGGGTGAGGAGTGTGAATTGTAGAGAGAAATGTGGGAGGTGAGTGAGTCAATGAGCTGCTGTTTGGAATTTGTCATGTTATTGCGAAGAGGAGATTAGGTTTTGAACAAAGCATTTATAGTCGGTGTCGCCTGCGATGTTGGTGATAGGTTTTGCAGAGAATGGAAAATGGAGGGAGGGGGAGAACACGAGCTAATTGAACACGGAAGACATAAAAAGACTTAAAAGCCCTTCAATTACACAGTCAACTAACAGCACTTGTGACGGAGGACTAAATGTGTCTAACGACCAATAAGCGTGGCTATAATCtggcaaaaaaaattatggaggACTATAGCTGTCAAACGCCTAATAAGTCTAGGACTAAAAGAGGAATTAACTCTCTAGATGTGAAAAACACTTGAAATCTTTTAACGTTTGTACACTTAGAAATTTTGCGAAAATGGCCAGCCTTCTTCAGTCTTAGAAGAGCGTATTTAGAGACGAATGAAGAAGGTCTATTGGAGGGAGGACCAAATTCAAATGACTATTGACCAATGGGTAGAGACCGCCGGGCAATCCCGTATGGTAAGTAGCTTGTCATATTTTTCATCTGTTAATGACTTATTTCTCGCTGAACATCTCTTTTGTTATGCACAAAAAGTCAAGGCTTTAAAGAAACTATATTTCTTGGGATGTGTTCCTAGGACTCTTTTATTACTCGGACATACTAGCTCAGTTTTGAGGTTTTGGACTGTAAGATTAGAGAATGTCACAAGCAGTCCTTTCGAATGTTTAACTATATTAACGCTTCAAACCTTAAACCTTCTACCTCTCGGATATGAATGGTTGACTTTACCTCTCGTCCCTTTTACTTCTTGAAATGTAAGTCCTTCAGTCTTTTGATTTTTGCAACCTTTTGGTTACAAATGGTTGTCCTTAGTGCTTACCATTCATTCTTCTTGCAATTTGAAAGGTAGGCCCTTCCACCATTCAGCCTTGTAATCTTGGTTTAATCAACAATAAGGCATTAATTGAAGTCCATAAAGTAGTGGGCTAAAATGCCTTAAGgagaaacacacacacacacacacatatatatatatatatgtgtgtgtgtgtgtcatatatgtatgtatatatgtatgtatgtgtgtgtatatatatatatatatatatatatatatatatatatataataagaattgGGCTTAAGACaaaaatatgattttcttaGGAATGATTCTCAATTGAAGAATTTAAGTTTAGAAGGAGAATAGTTCCCTTTTGGAAATAATTACGAGAAAAATATTGGAATAAATTATTACGGGGTGTCATAACAATTGTATGGAATACGATCCACAATTCAACACAAAAGAACTCGTCTTCTCAATAAGTCAACTTATCCCAAATCATGATGGTATTAAGAAGATTATGATTCGAAGAATAtactgttggtcccgatagaATGAGGGAGTGATGGGTCtggaggggggggggtgtaataccccgtattttcctaacattattattttatcctaaggtattgacatacatgagttatgatctcccgatacttcaaaagaatttttataagtaagtatagttgttattaagctgcgatcgtacgtcctggtcacgaaccataaaattttaggaactagtattcggacccggttgtcctaggaaatggatttttagacaccatactattattcttgaatttcctattgaattaagttagcccatagcagcaaaaatttatttttgatcgtacatcgcgaaatttcgcggtgtaccgaacctagcccaaattggagcttttgactggaataaaattgtagtttcaagaatattctatttaaattattttctaccgaaaattcatctgtttcaatcccgatcagtcgaagttgagatattttattattattttttccttaatCCTTATCACATAAATGtgattaagtataaaaaaacaatttttttccttttcttcttcctattgccgaaaagagaggagagaaaagggagagctcaccattgttttcttccttcaaattccatagccaaatccttctcaactcttgattttattcggtaagttttcaattttattcggtagaaagctttgaaatccttcctaggttatgaatctatacttaatttcttgaaatctcttgttatgatgatgatttgaatctagggtttcaaagtgaaatttggggaaaatcatccaaagTTGTTCCTAAGGAATTGTGaccactttgaggtaaggaattcccttaagttggtttagtcacttgaaattagataattgattatttggttgaaacatagtgttttggagctttgggaatatttttgtatacatgttcatagcttggatatgcttgtatatgttgtatttatgtccatataggcttatacttgtgaaaatagtgaaaagaaatcaggatagattctggcagtaacttccgagatttattgggaaaaattggtaaggtattttgatcctattttttttagacatgtagttctataagtgtagaacccgcatataaaatttcataatgatcggagtagtataagtatggttttcgaatttttNNNNNNNNNNNNNNNNNNNNNNNNNNNNNNNNNNNNNNNNNNNNNNNNNNNNNNNNNNNNNNNNNNNNNNNNNNNNNNNNNNNNNNNNNNNNNNNNNNNNNNNNNNNNNNNNNNNNNNNNNNNNNNNNNNNNNNNNNNNNNNNNNNNNNNNNNNNNNNNNNNNNNNNNNNNNNNNNNNNNNNNNNNNNNNNNNNNNNNNNNNNNNNNNNNNNNNNNNNNNNNNNNNNNNNNNNNNNNNNNNNNNNNNNNNNNNNNNNNNNNNNNNNNNNNNNNNNNNNNNNNNNNNNNNNNNNNNNNNNNNNNNNNNNNNNNNNNNNNNNNNNNNNNNNNNNNNNNNNNNNNNNNNNNNNNNNNNNNNNNNNNNNNNNNNNNNNNNNNNNNNNNNNNNNNNNNNNNNNNNNNNNNNNNNNNNNNNNNNNNNNNNNNNNNNNNNNNNNNNNNNNNNNNNNNNNNNNNNNNNNNNNNNNNNNNNNNNNNNNNNNNNNNNNNNNNNNNNNNNNNNNNNNNNNNNNNNNNNNNNNNNNNNNNNNNNNNNNNNNNNNNNNNNNNNNNNNNNNNNNNNNNNNNNNNNNNNNNNNNNNNNNNNNNNNNNNNNNNNNNNNNNNNNNNNNNNNNNNNNNNNNNNNNNNNNNNNNNNNNNNNNNNNNNNNNNNNNNNNNNNNNNNNNNNNNNNNNNNNNNNNNNNNNNNNNNNNNNNNNNNNNNNNNNNNNNNNNNNNNNNNNNNNNNNNNNNNNNNNNNNNNNNNNNNNNNNNNNNNNNNNNNNNNNNNNNNNNNNNNNNNNNNNNNNNNNNNNNNNNNNNNNNNNNNNNNNNNNNNNNNNNNNNNNNNNNNNNNNNNNNNNNNNNNNNNNNNNNNNNNNNNNNNNNNNNNNNNNNNNNNNNNNNNNNNNNNNNNNNNNNNNNNNNNNNNNNNNNNNNNNNNNNNNNNNNNNNNNNNNNNNNNNNNNNNNNNNNNNNNNNNNNNNNNNNNNNNNNNNNNNNNNNNNNNNNNNNNNNNNNNNNNNNNNNNNNNNNNNNNNNNNNNNNNNNNNNNNNNNNNNNNNNNNNNNNNNNNNNNNNNNNNNNNNNNNNNNNNNNNNNNNNNNNNNNNNNNNNNNNNNNNNNNNNNNNNNNNNNNNNNNNNNNNNNNNNNNNNNNNNNNNNNNNNNNNNNNNNNNNNNNNNNNNNNNNNNNNttgacaaacctcatgggagggcttaaagtgccatggcccagtggttttgtttatgtctccttgacaaacctcatgggagggcttaaagtgccatggcccagtggttttgtttatgtcgtatgacatgcaattcatactgagggcgaagtctattcgccgggtactgtatcactcgtaagctgcggtttgcgggggtgtgcacacttaagtatgaTTACTCATGAAATATCGGGCAAGATTCGTTTCAACGAGCCTATTACTCATGAAATATCGGGCAAGATTCGTTTCAACGAGCCTAGTTAGGCCAACTAGGATTCATTGTAACGATCCGGTATAGATCTAGGGGAATCGATAAGATACAGGGGGATGCCAGACATTGATCTAGGGGAATCGATAAGATACAGGGGGATGCCAGACATTGACCCCGAGTCGAGacccaagtggaaaggaggggacAAGATTGGTTGCTCCTAAGGTCTCAAGCTCTCAAGTTAAGGAAACTAAGGATATATTTTTTAGAATGAAGGGTAGTTACGCTGTAActacgagagaagagaaaggtgTTAAGGGCTAGCACTGAAGTATGCTAGCGAATTCGTtttcttgagatgattagtAAGGAAATTTCCCTGTGATGAGGGACTGAAAGGAGAAATGATGAGTGGGAAAGATTAGAAGTTTTACAGCagaaaaacttatgattttcaatatctatttgtattctcaaatgattttgtcttacgagatgagtggattttgattcactgaacgatatactattttccaaatgattatgttttcaaacctttgtctacttttgagtgacatcggatttccttactt
This portion of the Ipomoea triloba cultivar NCNSP0323 chromosome 5, ASM357664v1 genome encodes:
- the LOC116018933 gene encoding bifunctional 3-dehydroquinate dehydratase/shikimate dehydrogenase, chloroplastic-like, with the protein product ICCEERAKALAKAISGEALPYDRLNDFCPEKGMILANASAIGMQPRTDETLVCKEALKSYDLVFDAVYTPRNTRLLQEAAEVGAATLCHFLEP